CCGCCCCTGCCgatctctcccctccctggaatgcctcccccacgccctgtccatgcccccgcctcctgttccgcaaCCCAGCGGTCCGGTAGACCGCTGAGCCGTGGAACTTGGGTcactgcctggcgctagccctgcaccggctggtgctgggctagcactggcagaagCCGGgtagtgagccctgcaaacgtaccttatggcacatttgtgactgtggccaGCGGCACGGAGCCAACctctgaccacaggattgggacctcagtggAGTTGGGAAAGGTGTCAATTGACTTTCTACTAAAGAAGGGAATGTCTCGCTCTATTCAGATGACGTGGTGGCAGGCATGTTAGAAGGGAATTTTTGCTTTCTCAGAAATGGAATTGTAGTTGTAGTGCACGGCCTTTTGAgatactctaggccaggggtgcgcAATACGTCAATCACGATccactggtcgatcgcgaggcaaaatgagtcgttcgcaggcttctctcctgtccaggcatccctgggagtgagccccgccctgggagtgagctccctgggagtgacacatccctgggagtgagctcctgtccatgcatccctgggactGAGCCCCGTTTACTCTACTGGGGCTGAGtcatgagtagtcctggagaggagccactggcaggcttctctcccgtccacgcatccctgggagtgagccccgtcctgggagtgagctccctggagtgatgcatccctgggagtgagccccgttgactctactggggctgactcgtgagtagtcctggagaggagctgctggcaggcttctctcccgaccAGTCATCCCTGGgagtctactggggctgacttaccctTCCCCTGTTCTTGCACTGGTATgaatggagatctgcccccccccccaacttccatatgttgtttctgtgtgcaaagggttttgcactggtcttgctgtgatgtctatatagagatcttccctcccccacacctttcccctgcttttgcactggtctgtatagagatctgctccccccccccacttgtattggagtcgaggaagatctggtgaggaggtagatgtggtgtcagcagtggcccctttaagggtaaggcctgggcatccagcagagtgtgctgcacagctgcaaccacctgaaggcaatagggccctcagggatataagagcacctgaggcaggaagggttccacttatttatgtgagtcagtcttttcctacatgaagatcattaagtccaagtacccttccaccatgactgataaacatttggaagtgtgcttgaggctggctgtcagcagctactgtccggactatgcatccttggctgattcacttcagtgcaagtcatcaaagtaaactcaagtaattacaaaaaatgtttatagttaattgtgttgtgcaatattggctcattcggttatgcaaggtacaccaacatacattgtacacataaatgttatatgttatgatggcgtgaacattgtaaaaaaactctggtagatctccgggccttgctgggtttcaaagtagctctcaagccaaaaaagtgtgagcaccctgcTCTAGGCCCCTTTCCTGAATTTTCAACATCCTTTTTGTTTAATGAAAATCTCTAGCCATCTACCAAAATAAGGAAAAACGCAGAAATTCATCTTGCTGAATTGCTCAGTAAGAAGTAAACCTGTTTCCTGCCTCCAGCATTCTAACTAATGATTAGCAAGGGCTTGGTGCTTTGATTTTGAGGTAGATTTAAATCAagttttaaattgtattttccctgaataaacatgcatactAGTTAGCTGCAAGTGTAAGTTATTTATGATAGTGCCTTAGAGCTGTTTGTAAGCAGGACCTGCTTCCATTAACTTTCAATTAgtctccctctagtgtgcagaCTGGTTGCCTGCATATCatattcttcagttaagcaaaaaTGTTCCTTGACTGAGCGAGAAACAGCAGTGCTTCCATTGCttcaaatgaaaaacaaaggtaataggTGTGGGAGGCCCCTCTGATCCACAGAttggtgaaactgcagatactgaatcagcagatatgggggaaggggctgcaCAAACATTAAATAATATGGAATAGTTTTATTTTAGGCTTTTTTTGGTGTTGCATTTAGAGTCCTCCCTCCATTACTATCAGTCTGTGGCTATTGTTCCTAATGGAGCCTGCAGGATATGTAATCAACAATTTTGAAATAAACATGTTTGTACAGATAACTAAAAGTGTTGCCTCAGTATAATTGGTGATTTCAGTATGGTGCTTAATGCTCATAGTTGGAAGAAGGGGTCTGGCTAAAACCAGGTGTGTTAGCTTCATGAAGTGGGCTTAATGAAAAAGTAGGAAGAACATGACTAGGTTAATAGTTGAactatttccattttttttaaaaaaaacattctctTCAGTCTTCAGGATGTGCTTATGCAAGATTCCAGGCTTTACCTTATCTTTGAATTTCTTTCTATGGATCTCAAGAAATACTTGGATTCAATCCCATCTGGACAGTACTTGGATCACATGCTTGTTAAGGTAAGGAGACAGTACAGGAAacttgtggttttcaaactgcctGCCCACATGGAACTCTTTCCTTGTTGATCTGCCTGTCCAGAAATTCCTGCATGACTCTCCTAGTACAGTGCAGGGGTACCTGGGGTGAATTTGAGTGCATGCACTGCCATGCCTGGGGGGCATCAGGTGGATTTGAGCACCACCGTTTTCCCAGTACAAATGGACAATGTATCCTAGAAACCACTCAGCATCACTGTATGTTGCTGTCTGGTTACAGTAGACAATCTTCCTCAAAAGATACTTTGTTCTCCATTATTGATCTTATTACCAAGGAACTCCTAGTAAGAGCCCCAGAGCTTCCTTGAAACAGCTTTTGAAAGCCTTTTGCAATAAAGAGCTTTATCCCAAAATATCTAATGTGATCCTGCATGCGACTGTACCACATCAGTTTCGTATACAGGTCCATTCTGTTTATCCGCTGATTCAGAACCTGTAGATTTAACTCACCGTAGGTTCTGAACCCGTGGTGGATGGCCAAATCTgagctcctggacatgaccagaggtgttctccgatcatgtccaggaggctttctgagatctGCAGAGGCGCTGTGTGGCCTCTCcagacctcagaaaggcctccagaggtgtcAGAATGGCACATCTCTGGTTGCGTCTAGAGGCCATatctgttgggggagggggtcaatGAACAGATTCCCTGCGGATATGGAGGACTAACTCTGAGCTGTTACAAGGGATGTTTATGTCCCTTGGCAGTTGTCAGGCATCTGGAACGTGTGCCTGGAGTCCCTACTGAGATTTCTCTTGGCAAGAAAGTTGTTGGCAGGGAAGTTGTCTTTCATGGTCTTTTCCCTTTCACGGGCGCATTGAACAGGCAAAAGGACAGTAAGAGGGTTTTCACAAACGAGCTGACTCAAAGCCAAGTCCTTTGTTGACCAGTTCAAAGGATAACATCATCCAAATTACTTATCAGCTGCTGGAGGATGTTTACGCATTATAGGAGCTTCCTTAAGTAACAGAGAGGTCCAAACCAGGtgaaaaagtgcagaaaaatgGGGAGGAAGGGCTTTTTATCACAGTCATGTACAAATAGCAACTCAGCATAAGCAAAAGAAACAACAAGGCACTGATCAGTTCGATACCCTCTTAGGCCACACTGGGGACTTTAGGTACCTTGCTGGTAACAAAATCAATTTTGTTCCAGTGATTGCTAGAAATGATACTTTGTATTGGAgatcagaacccctgcagatgccaaggttTGACTGTagaggactgtagccctaatgggaagctgcaaccgatggcccaggaggtcaagggagtcaccagtaaaagtttgggaatctctgggtTAAGCCAACAGCTTTATGGGAAAgatgggttttgaggagggataTAAGAGGGCTGAGACATTGCATGGAGATGGCCCATAGGAGCCCCAGCTGTGCTGCTAAAGGAAGACTGGAGCAGAACGGAAATACTGAATACTTCATAATATATGCATTCAGCAGATCCACCTCTCCCTTTGTTTACAGTTTGACAAGTTAAATGTGAAGTGTCACCTTGGGTGTCTTtgagtgtgtgtgttcttttaagccatttctgcccaatgttgcatatacacaacagagatcaaatgtgtacacctgtgggctgggcagaaatgggttaatgtgttTTCCAAGCTTTCTGTATTCATTGTGGCTTTGCTCCCTTTCAGAGTTATTTGTACCAAATTTTGCAAGGTATTGTGTTCTGTCATTCAAGAAGGGTTCTGCACCGAGACTTGAAACCCCAGAACTTGTTAATAGATGATAATGGAGTCATTAAACTGGCTGACTTTGGCTTGGCTCGAGCTTTTGGCATTCCAGTACGCGTCTACACGCATGAGGTAAGGGCTTGTAGCAGAATATACAAGTTCTTGAACATCTAGTTCTGAATCTTACACTGAGGGACTTCAAAAGCTAACAAGTGTTTATTATTCAAGTCTTCTGTTTTtgagtgtgggggggagggagagaacaggATGCTGCCTTATAGCATTAATTAGGCACTAAGAACATCAGAGTCTGGTGGATCGGAACAAGGCTCTTCCTGCTCTAGCATCTGGGTTCCAACAGTGGCTACCAGATTCTTCTGTGAGGCACACAAGCAGGGTATGAAGACAACAGAACTCCCTTGCTTATAACCAGGTATACTGTTAAACATGGAGGCTTCACGTTGCTCCCATACCAAATAGCCATGGCTAGGCATCTCCTTTTAATGGCacctaagctagtggccattacCATGTcttatggcagtgaattccataagtgtTTTGGATGTTGCTTGAAGTACTTCCTCTTACCTTCTGCTCATCAACCTCATTGGGCTTTCTGCccatcagtttcattgggtgaacCTGTTCAACTTCAAAAACCCATCAGCTTCATGGGGGGAGAAATTAAATATGTAACTATTTCCACACCATGTATAATTTTTATAAATGCCTTAGCCTGCCCCTTTGCTCCTtctctaaaataaaaaaaaacaccccaaaatgcATTATCCTTTTCTGATAGGGAAGAAGCTCCAACCCATTCATCATTTTGGGTTGCCCACTTCCAGTGCaacaatttatttaaatatagaagGGGGTGGTAACCAGAACTCTACATTGTATTTCAAATGTGCCTAAGCCATAGATTTATCTGGAAAACATTATCCAATATACTATAGCTAGTGAGGAATAGTGGATAATGTTGAAGTTTGATCAggcaggaaaggaaaaaggaagagtCCCCTATGCAAGCATCAAGGCATTACTGGCCCTTGTGTGTCGCTGCTTCCATGACActttcatggcagactataaatggggtggtttgccattgccttccccgTTGATCAGGCAGACAGGGAGTCAAATCAGCCATGATAATTGCTGGGGGTTGTTGGGCTACAAAGATAGTATCTAGCCTGTATTATGTGGTCATGAGAATAAAATGTGATGAGCTCCTAGAAAGAATAATGGAATACAAATGTGCTTATTGTGAATTCATCTTGAACTGATTAACTACTTTAGATATTAACTACCTCTGAATTTACAAGAAGCTAAAAGCAGTGTTCCTTAAAAGGTGTATCTATTTGCGAACTAGTATACGATTCCAGATATTTGTAGTTAACTGGACTGTTGATTCATTCACACCTGCACCAGAATGTGCTAGCATTTTTCCATTAATAATTTCAGGCTTGCCTTCAAAAAAATTTGCTAATAATCACTTTCTTGTGCTAGGTAGTAACTCTGTGGTACAGATCCCCAGAAGTGCTGCTTGGCTCCGCACGTTACTCCACTCCTGTAGATATATGGAGCATTGGCACAATATTTGCTGAAATGGCGACTAAGAAACCACTCTTCCACGGGGACTCGGAGATTGATCAGCTCTTCAGAATCTTTAGGTATCTAGCCTCAAGTGGGAAAGATCAGTCTCTGGTGTAGGCGTTTGCTGTCTGGATGCACATGACTAATAATTCTAGAGCTTCTTTTTTGAAAGCAAATGTTTTAGTATGGGCTATTAAAGACAACAGGATGCCTGGAAATTTTTATCTGGCAGTTGGATTGATGGTGGCCTGTGTTTTGTGTATATCTTTTGTCCAATTGCATTAGCAAACGGTACATTATTGGTAAACAGTATATTGTAATTCTGAACTTGATGTGATTCTCGGCATGTTCCCACTGGGTTCAGTGTTGGCAAGCTCCTTGCAAGTACGCTTAGGATTACTGCCTCAGTGGTCTGATCCTATGAGCTAGTATTTGCTTTATGGCACTATCGTatatagtgggccctcagtatctgcaggggatccattccagcagataccaaattctgcagataatgaaacctGCAGGGGGTGGCACTGCGCCACACTTACTTACCCAGCCCTCCAGAAATTGTACAAAGCCTCCTGACCTTCTCAGCAGTCTCCTTGACGTGACCAGAAGTCATTCCCCGTCGTGATCCGAGGCTCTCCGGCCACGGGCTGTGCACCCTCAGatactcaaatccatggatgccaagcttgtagataaggagggcccattgtatgtACATAGGCTCTTGTGGAATGTTGATATGGCACTGTGGTCAGACCAAGTTGTTGCAGCCCTATCTGCCAGTGCATCTGTTTGAGGACAGGTACAGTCCACAATGTGAAGTGTTTCCTGAACAGTAACACTTCAGACTTTGCATGTCTTGTAGATTTGAATGAGGCCTTTGTATAGAAAGCTAGGTCTGCTTTATTAACACAAATAGATGTGGACTGCAATTATGCACATCAGTAGGTTTGCAGTGTCAGTCTTGAGAAGCTGAGAGTTTCAACATGGAATGGTGCACCAGGTCTAGGGTTGGCAGGGTTGTTGTCCCTGGCTACTAAACTTTGCTACAGTAACCTTCTGATGAGGAATTCTCAAACTGGTGTTCGGCAGAGTGCATTCAAACACATGATTAAATTGTTTTTGACAACCCtttggtggggtgtgtgtgtttctcccccccctcccccatagagCTTTGGGGACACCAAACAACGATGTGTGGCCTGAAGTAGAATCCTTGCAGGATTACAAGAACACATTCCCTAAGTGGAAACCAAGCAGCCTGGCTTCCCATGTGAAAAACCTAGATGAAGATGGTCTAGAGCTGCTTTCTGTAAGTAAATATCTAGCTTTCATAAAGCTGTGTACATGTTGATTCAAGGTAGATGTTGCTATACCTGGTtgaatattgtgtgtgtgtgtgtgtgggggggtctccTTAACTAACTTTTGTTGAGTTAACAAGGTTGTGCTGTACATGATTGCAAAAGGCTTTGTCTCTACTCCAGGGATGTGCAGATAAAGGGGTTGTTTTGTTCCTATTGAATTATGCGGGGCAATGTAAATAGGCTGCAACCTGTTATGTGCTATTGTATTTAACTGAAGATTAGGGGTGAACTGTCCCAAACTGAGCAGTGGCTCCCTGAAGagttgcagaaaccagccaggggtgcAGTGGAATGTTTGTGAAAAACGTatcaccctatacaatatataggattatagctgtaatggggagccacggccaatagccaagtaggtcaagggaactgccagtcaGAAAAGCTTGGGAACCCACTGTCCAAAAGTGGTCAGTTGCACAGCACTTAGGAAAAGTTGCCTGATTTTTTTCACACACCCCCCTCCCAAATGTGGAGCACCATTGAGTGTTATATACAAATGAGAGTCCTTTTTCTAAGCTTTCCTGCTTTGCAACATTCTTGATTTTGGAAAGTAACTACAGATACTGAAATAGGCGTGACTGAATCTTATGCTTGCCTTAAATTTTTGGCCTAGTTTCAAATGCCTTGGAGAGAAGAGATGATGCTGAATCTGACCCGGTTCTAACAGGATTGCTCTTATGGCAACAGTTGTTCATATATCGAGATGAGCTGAGAAACAAGTTTTTGTTATAAAGCTTCTTGGTGGAAGAAATCTCCTTAGGAAGCAGTAGAACCTCCTTCCAGAAGTAGGAAGGTGAATATCAGGCTTGCTTCAGGTCCTAATTTCTCTGAGGAGGCTGAGGGTTGAATTGGATGGTGTTTAAGGGCTGACTCTTCACAAAGGCTGATGCTGAGATTCCAAAGGTGTAGTTAGTGATGCAATTTTTTTGGGCAGTTTAAGATTTGCTCCTAGGTATGctttggctgggatccaaagagctgccTTGAGGATGGACTAGCCCAGCAATCACCAAACTCGCAACCACTTTGTTACACAAAACTGATCCCCATTCAGACTGGATCTTACTGTTCTGCTGCGTTGCCGCATGACTTTCACCTCTTTTGGGGGACGGACACACTCgacagttgtgtctgttgcccaGCGTCCCAGAAGCTGCGTGATAAGGACGTCTAGGCAGTTGCGACTTCCCAGAGCATCCATGTCCTCCGAATGAGGTGAAAGTCACACAGCAACGTGGCGAAACGGTAAGGTCCACTCGTGGGGCAGATGGGTTAGTCCAAATCCTGGATCTGGCTGAGGTTTGGAAGGCCCTGGACTAGCCCAAAGCAATGGAGAACTTTTgactatctagatcaggggtgtcagactcatttcatacagagggccatatagcgttcatgatgcctgctaagggctggaagtgatgtcattaggcaagaagtgatgtcattaagcaggtcataaccaaaaataaacacttttttctcacttggaactcattagctgcaaataacaaaagagaaaaatatatgaatcttgattatatttcaagatatgggagagcccaattttcttgtggactgccctttcagctgtaacacctcagcactacttagcagctgaaagcctgagggctgtacaaaaagcttccacgggccacttcgagcctctgggccttatgtttgacacccctgatctagatcttcCCCGTGCCATCTCTTTTCAGCTTTAAAATCAACTTGTGAATTCTTAGCACTTGCTGTTCTTGGGGAGTTTTTATCTTTCTAAGCTTTCTTATCTAGCC
This portion of the Tiliqua scincoides isolate rTilSci1 chromosome 3, rTilSci1.hap2, whole genome shotgun sequence genome encodes:
- the CDK1 gene encoding cyclin-dependent kinase 1; the encoded protein is MDDYTKIEKIGEGTYGVVYKGKHKATGQVVAMKKIRLESDEEGVPSTAIREVSLLKELHHPNIVCLQDVLMQDSRLYLIFEFLSMDLKKYLDSIPSGQYLDHMLVKSYLYQILQGIVFCHSRRVLHRDLKPQNLLIDDNGVIKLADFGLARAFGIPVRVYTHEVVTLWYRSPEVLLGSARYSTPVDIWSIGTIFAEMATKKPLFHGDSEIDQLFRIFRALGTPNNDVWPEVESLQDYKNTFPKWKPSSLASHVKNLDEDGLELLSKMLIYDPAKRISGRVALNHPYFDDLDKSKLPANRIKKC